One region of Microbacterium sufflavum genomic DNA includes:
- a CDS encoding acyl-CoA dehydrogenase family protein produces the protein MDATQHDADERFRAEIRGWLEENLTGRFAALRGRGGSGREHEDFEARLEWNRHLAAAGWTCVGWPVEHGGRGLSIAQQVIFHEEYARADAPARVNHLGEELLGPTLIAHGTPAQQARFLPRIVAVEELWCQGYSEPGAGSDLAAVATKAQRTGDEWSVTGQKVWTSLAQHADWCFVIARTEPGSSRHQGLSYLLVPMDQPGVEVRPILQLTATSEFNEVFFDDARTDADLVVGGEGNGFRVAMATLGFERGVSTLAQQIAFRRELDAVIETAQRTGAIDDAVIRDRLVRARMDLEVIRQHALRTLGGAQGDGASVAKLLWSNWHRALGELAMEVAGPEALRVGADYALDDLQTLFLFSRADTIYGGSDEIQRTVIAERVLGLPREARP, from the coding sequence ATGGACGCGACGCAGCACGACGCGGACGAGCGATTCCGCGCCGAGATCCGCGGCTGGCTGGAAGAGAACCTCACCGGTCGCTTCGCCGCGCTGCGCGGCCGCGGCGGCTCCGGTCGCGAGCACGAGGACTTCGAGGCGCGCCTGGAGTGGAACCGGCACCTGGCCGCTGCGGGGTGGACGTGCGTGGGCTGGCCGGTCGAGCACGGCGGCCGCGGACTCAGCATCGCGCAGCAGGTCATCTTCCACGAGGAGTACGCCCGCGCCGACGCCCCCGCCCGCGTGAACCATCTGGGGGAGGAGCTGCTCGGCCCCACCCTCATCGCGCATGGCACGCCCGCGCAGCAGGCCCGCTTCCTGCCGCGCATCGTCGCGGTCGAGGAGCTGTGGTGCCAGGGCTACTCGGAGCCGGGCGCCGGATCCGACCTCGCCGCGGTGGCGACCAAGGCTCAGCGCACGGGCGACGAGTGGTCCGTCACGGGGCAGAAGGTGTGGACGTCCCTCGCGCAGCACGCCGACTGGTGCTTCGTGATCGCCCGCACCGAACCGGGATCGAGCCGCCACCAGGGTCTGTCGTATCTGCTCGTGCCGATGGACCAGCCCGGCGTCGAGGTGCGCCCGATCCTGCAGCTCACCGCGACCAGCGAGTTCAACGAGGTGTTCTTCGACGACGCCCGCACCGATGCCGACCTCGTCGTAGGCGGCGAGGGGAACGGCTTCCGCGTCGCGATGGCGACCCTCGGCTTCGAGCGCGGCGTCTCCACCCTCGCGCAGCAGATCGCGTTCCGTCGCGAGCTCGACGCCGTGATCGAGACGGCGCAGCGCACCGGCGCGATCGACGATGCCGTGATCCGCGACCGGCTCGTGCGCGCCCGCATGGACCTGGAGGTGATCCGCCAGCACGCCCTCCGCACGCTCGGCGGTGCCCAGGGCGACGGCGCCTCCGTCGCGAAGCTGCTGTGGTCGAACTGGCACCGCGCGCTCGGCGAGCTCGCGATGGAGGTCGCCGGACCCGAGGCCCTGCGGGTCGGCGCGGACTACGCGCTGGACGACCTGCAGACGCTGTTCCTGTTCAGCCGCGCCGACACGATCTACGGCGGTTCCGACGAGATCCAGCGCACCGTCATCGCCGAGCGCGTGCTCGGCCTACCCCGAGAGGCCCGCCCATGA
- a CDS encoding enoyl-CoA hydratase, which produces MTDDSDAVVTYEVRGATAIIRLNRPQYRNAQNSKVTYALDAAFTRAVDDDAVKVIVLGGNGKHFCAGHDIGTPERDIDQSFERRAVIWWDHVGAQGVDSRFARESEVYLGMCRRWREIPKPVIAMVQGACIAGGLMLAWSCDFIVASDDAFFQDPVVAMGIPGVEYFAHPWVTNPRAAKEMLYTGDRMPAARAHELGMVNHVVPSSELEQRTLELAERIGRMPRLGLALAKKAVNQAEDLQGLRPGMDSVFGLHHAAHAHNAEVGGDSLGGVDVRTIKADTADGASR; this is translated from the coding sequence ATGACCGACGACTCGGACGCCGTGGTCACCTACGAGGTGCGCGGCGCGACCGCGATCATCCGGCTGAACCGCCCCCAGTATCGCAACGCCCAGAACTCGAAGGTCACCTACGCCCTCGACGCCGCGTTCACCCGCGCCGTGGACGACGACGCCGTGAAGGTCATCGTGCTCGGCGGGAACGGGAAGCACTTCTGCGCCGGGCACGACATCGGCACCCCCGAGCGCGACATCGACCAGAGCTTCGAGCGCAGGGCCGTCATCTGGTGGGACCACGTCGGAGCCCAGGGCGTCGACTCCCGCTTCGCCCGCGAGTCCGAGGTCTACCTGGGGATGTGCCGCCGCTGGCGCGAGATCCCCAAGCCCGTGATCGCGATGGTGCAGGGTGCCTGCATCGCCGGAGGGCTCATGCTCGCCTGGTCGTGCGACTTCATCGTCGCCTCCGACGACGCGTTCTTCCAGGACCCGGTCGTCGCGATGGGCATCCCCGGCGTCGAGTACTTCGCACACCCCTGGGTGACCAACCCCCGCGCGGCCAAGGAGATGCTGTACACCGGCGACCGGATGCCCGCCGCCCGCGCGCACGAACTCGGCATGGTCAACCACGTCGTCCCGTCGTCCGAGCTGGAGCAGCGCACGCTCGAGCTCGCCGAGCGCATCGGCCGCATGCCCCGACTCGGGCTCGCCCTCGCGAAGAAGGCCGTGAACCAGGCGGAGGATCTGCAGGGCCTGCGCCCCGGCATGGACTCCGTGTTCGGGCTGCACCACGCCGCCCACGCGCACAACGCCGAGGTGGGCGGCGACTCCCTCGGCGGCGTGGACGTGCGCACCATCAAGGCCGACACCGCGGACGGAGCATCCCGATGA
- a CDS encoding acyl-CoA dehydrogenase family protein, with protein MNLDLTPAQEAFAAEARAWLTEHVPSTPLPSMDTAEGFAAHRAWEAELAEGRWSVVSWPEQFGGRDAGITEWVLFEEEYYRAGAPTRVAQNGISLLAPILFEHGTPDQHERYLRAMTDGSLIWAQAWSEPGAGSDLAAIRSTARRDDDRGGWVLNGQKIWSSRAVWADRGFGLFRSDPEAQRHRGLTYFLFPMDAEGITVRAIAQLDGTTGFAEIFFDDVFVPDEDVLGAPGDGWRVAMSTAGNERGLSLRAPGRFLAATDRLIALQSERGATGEDDAVVDAWIGAEAYRLFTWQTVSTLLDGGAVGAEGSINKVFWSELDVHIHETALRILGPESELRGESAVDGGRWVDDYQFALAGPIYAGTNEVQRNIIAERILGLPRGGDGRRA; from the coding sequence ATGAACCTCGACCTCACCCCCGCGCAGGAGGCCTTCGCCGCGGAGGCGCGCGCCTGGCTCACCGAGCACGTGCCGTCCACACCGCTGCCCTCGATGGACACGGCCGAGGGCTTCGCGGCGCACCGCGCGTGGGAGGCCGAGCTGGCGGAGGGCCGCTGGTCCGTCGTCTCCTGGCCCGAGCAGTTCGGCGGCCGCGACGCCGGAATCACGGAGTGGGTGCTGTTCGAGGAGGAGTACTACCGCGCGGGCGCCCCGACCCGGGTGGCGCAGAACGGCATCTCCCTGCTCGCGCCGATCCTGTTCGAGCACGGCACCCCGGATCAGCACGAGCGGTACCTGCGCGCCATGACCGACGGCTCGCTGATCTGGGCGCAGGCCTGGTCGGAGCCCGGAGCGGGCAGCGACCTCGCCGCGATCCGCAGCACCGCCCGCCGCGACGACGACCGCGGCGGATGGGTGCTCAACGGCCAGAAGATCTGGAGCTCGCGCGCGGTGTGGGCCGACCGCGGGTTCGGCCTGTTCCGGTCCGACCCCGAAGCGCAGCGGCACCGCGGCCTGACGTACTTCCTGTTCCCGATGGACGCCGAGGGCATCACGGTGCGGGCGATCGCCCAGCTCGACGGCACGACCGGGTTCGCCGAGATCTTCTTCGACGACGTGTTCGTGCCCGATGAGGACGTGCTGGGCGCCCCCGGCGACGGGTGGCGCGTGGCCATGAGCACCGCGGGCAACGAGCGCGGACTGTCGCTGCGGGCGCCGGGACGGTTCCTCGCCGCGACCGACCGCCTGATCGCACTGCAGTCCGAGCGGGGCGCGACCGGCGAGGATGACGCCGTGGTGGACGCCTGGATCGGCGCGGAGGCCTACCGGCTGTTCACGTGGCAGACCGTGAGCACCCTGCTCGACGGTGGTGCGGTCGGCGCGGAGGGCAGCATCAACAAGGTGTTCTGGTCGGAGCTCGACGTGCACATCCACGAGACCGCGCTGCGCATCCTGGGACCGGAGTCCGAGCTGCGCGGGGAGTCGGCGGTCGACGGCGGGCGCTGGGTCGACGACTACCAGTTCGCGCTCGCCGGTCCCATCTACGCGGGCACCAACGAGGTGCAGCGGAACATCATCGCGGAGCGGATCCTCGGACTCCCCCGCGGCGGAGACGGAAGGCGCGCCTGA
- a CDS encoding acyl-CoA dehydrogenase family protein codes for MRFLPTEEQTAFAEAIDEIVEGAGGADVARAWADGDTAPGLALWAQFAELGLLGLRVSEEAGGFGGTLGDLVVVFERLGYHGVPGPYLETVALLPSLVDDETRQSLAAGAIATAAVDGVAPAAVDAAVATHRYLVRGDALHEGEPGAELTSVAPTRRLARLSPTGASTPLVPGALDAALNEAALAAAALLVGAGERLLAEAVSYAKVREQFGRPIGEFQALKHQLADVRIALSFARPLVWNAALRADEPDEDRAVSAAKVAAGDAALRAARTSLQVHGAIGYTAEHTLRIWLGLAPALSAAWGTPDFHRARIARDILPKER; via the coding sequence ATGCGGTTCCTGCCCACGGAAGAACAGACCGCGTTCGCGGAGGCCATCGACGAGATCGTGGAGGGCGCGGGCGGCGCCGACGTCGCACGCGCCTGGGCCGACGGCGACACCGCCCCCGGGCTCGCCCTGTGGGCGCAGTTCGCCGAGCTCGGGCTGCTGGGGCTGCGGGTGAGCGAGGAGGCGGGCGGCTTCGGCGGCACCCTCGGCGACCTGGTGGTGGTGTTCGAGCGGCTCGGCTACCACGGCGTGCCCGGCCCCTACCTGGAGACGGTCGCGCTGCTGCCCTCCCTGGTGGACGACGAGACGCGGCAGTCCCTCGCCGCGGGAGCCATCGCCACCGCGGCGGTCGACGGTGTCGCTCCCGCCGCCGTGGACGCCGCCGTGGCCACGCACCGCTACCTCGTCCGCGGTGACGCGCTGCACGAGGGCGAGCCGGGCGCGGAGCTGACCTCGGTCGCGCCCACCCGGCGTCTCGCCCGGCTCTCCCCCACGGGAGCCTCGACCCCGCTCGTGCCCGGCGCCCTCGACGCAGCCCTGAACGAAGCAGCCCTCGCCGCCGCCGCGCTGCTCGTGGGCGCGGGAGAGCGGCTGCTCGCGGAGGCCGTGTCGTACGCGAAGGTGCGCGAACAGTTCGGCCGTCCGATCGGGGAGTTCCAGGCGCTCAAGCACCAGCTGGCGGATGTGCGGATCGCGCTGAGCTTCGCGCGGCCGCTCGTGTGGAACGCGGCACTGCGCGCCGACGAGCCCGACGAGGACCGGGCGGTGTCGGCCGCCAAGGTCGCCGCGGGCGACGCCGCGCTGCGCGCCGCGCGCACCTCGCTGCAGGTGCACGGCGCGATCGGCTACACGGCCGAGCACACGCTGCGGATCTGGCTGGGCCTCGCGCCCGCGCTGTCCGCGGCGTGGGGCACGCCGGATTTCCATCGGGCGCGCATCGCCCGCGACATCCTTCCGAAGGAGCGGTGA
- a CDS encoding acyl-CoA dehydrogenase family protein, which produces MSFEPDEDQQELVALVRGILSQRADSAATRRALESDQRFDADLWRLLCEEIGIAGMAVPEEHGGAGFTLREAQLALEEIGYALAPSPYLGSVAIAAQAILAAGDAEASARLLPGIAEGSSAAALVWADPSGRFAPDRIDVHAEADGEAWTLTGTAGFVLDGLPADVLVAVARTADGPRLFEVLDAAAVAREDDPTMDQTLRLATLRFDGVPARPLGDGDPAVLDDVRALALAAVAAVQAGTAARALDDTVAYAQQRVQFGRPIGSFQALKHRMADLHVRVEVARTASRAAADALASGAPDRAELATIAKAVCSEALTRVAGEMIQLHGGIAITWEHDAHLVFKRAHALGTLFGTPRELRAAAEPWALARL; this is translated from the coding sequence ATGTCTTTCGAACCCGATGAGGATCAGCAGGAGCTCGTCGCCCTCGTGCGCGGGATCCTGAGCCAACGCGCCGACAGTGCGGCGACGCGTCGGGCCCTGGAGTCGGACCAACGGTTCGACGCCGACCTGTGGCGTCTGCTCTGCGAGGAGATCGGCATCGCCGGCATGGCCGTCCCCGAGGAGCACGGCGGCGCCGGCTTCACACTGCGGGAGGCGCAGCTGGCGCTGGAGGAGATCGGCTACGCGCTCGCGCCGTCGCCGTACCTCGGCTCGGTCGCGATCGCGGCGCAGGCGATCCTGGCCGCGGGCGATGCGGAGGCGTCCGCCCGACTGTTGCCCGGCATCGCGGAGGGATCGTCGGCGGCGGCGCTCGTGTGGGCCGACCCGTCCGGACGCTTCGCCCCCGACCGCATCGACGTGCACGCCGAGGCCGACGGGGAGGCGTGGACGCTCACCGGCACGGCGGGCTTCGTGCTGGACGGGCTGCCCGCCGACGTGCTGGTCGCGGTGGCCCGCACCGCCGACGGCCCGCGCCTGTTCGAGGTGCTCGACGCCGCGGCGGTCGCGCGCGAGGACGACCCGACGATGGACCAGACCCTGCGGCTCGCCACCCTCCGGTTCGACGGGGTCCCTGCCCGTCCGCTCGGCGACGGCGATCCCGCCGTGCTCGACGACGTGCGGGCGCTCGCGCTCGCGGCGGTCGCGGCGGTGCAGGCGGGCACAGCGGCGCGGGCCCTCGACGACACCGTGGCCTACGCACAGCAGCGGGTGCAGTTCGGGCGACCCATCGGCTCGTTCCAGGCGCTCAAGCACCGCATGGCCGACCTGCACGTGCGGGTGGAGGTGGCGCGCACCGCGTCCCGCGCGGCCGCCGACGCCCTCGCGTCCGGCGCCCCCGACCGCGCGGAGCTGGCCACGATCGCGAAGGCCGTGTGCTCGGAAGCGCTCACCCGGGTCGCGGGAGAGATGATCCAGCTGCACGGCGGGATCGCGATCACGTGGGAGCACGACGCGCACCTGGTGTTCAAGCGCGCGCACGCCCTCGGCACCCTGTTCGGCACCCCGCGCGAGCTCCGCGCCGCCGCCGAGCCCTGGGCCCTCGCACGCCTCTGA
- a CDS encoding nuclear transport factor 2 family protein, whose protein sequence is MSTAEFADWLDITRTILRYGRYADQRRFADMASLFVPDGRMLLYRPRADHPAETPRGTAELVAAFEALTAFVATSHALSPSDVEVRGDTARVHTACLSHHIRETSEGRIRFTLADRYDDDLVRVGGRWLFRERRKYTDWTETTPLRR, encoded by the coding sequence GTGAGCACGGCCGAGTTCGCGGACTGGCTCGACATCACCCGCACGATCCTGCGGTACGGGCGCTACGCCGATCAGCGGAGGTTCGCCGACATGGCGTCGTTGTTCGTGCCGGACGGGCGGATGCTCCTGTATCGGCCGCGTGCCGATCACCCGGCCGAGACGCCGCGGGGGACGGCGGAGCTGGTCGCGGCGTTCGAGGCCCTCACGGCCTTCGTGGCGACCAGTCACGCGCTGTCTCCGAGCGATGTGGAGGTGCGAGGCGACACCGCCCGGGTGCATACGGCCTGCCTGTCGCACCACATCCGCGAGACCTCGGAGGGACGCATCCGCTTCACCCTCGCCGACCGCTACGACGACGACCTCGTGCGGGTGGGCGGCCGCTGGCTGTTCCGCGAGCGCCGCAAGTACACCGACTGGACCGAGACCACCCCGCTCCGCCGCTGA